The sequence below is a genomic window from Bombus pyrosoma isolate SC7728 linkage group LG9, ASM1482585v1, whole genome shotgun sequence.
aaaattagccgatgaaaaagatacaacGTATTTCAGTGAAAAGCGTgcaatttttcgttatttttgcATCATGCTGACCATGACGAAGGATTGCTAGATGCCAAGGCTGATTTCACTGGACGAAACTTTTTGCTCGACAAACTCGCAGAGAATGCGATGCAGAGTCGTCGACAGTCATCATTGTTGATCGCTCCGTGATCGAAGAaacatacatacgtatctTGTTTGCAAGCGTTTGACTTTGTCGGACGATcgaggaaattattttcgttattttacgataaaattaaaggagaagagaaagaagttgAGATTCTCCTTAACAAATCGGAGAGTTCGTTTCGAAAAGAATACTTTGAAACAACGAGCGATTCAACTTCGACAACTTCGTGTTTCCGTAAAAGCGTATCGTGTACTTTTCGAAACGTTTAAAGATCGATAATCAAATTTCAGCAAGAATGTACGAGGTAAGTAGCTGTACATACAAATTACTGTACTTTTGCTCGAGTATGTTATTaacagaattataataattaatatatataattaatttctcagaGCTCGAGGAAATGTCCGATTATAAGTCGATGATTTGTGCATGCCAGCACGCAGGccaaaacaattatataataattgtatcttATCTATTTgtcagaagaaaaatttactgGAAGAGAACTTGTGTAAAAAACATACAAACTCGTTCTCTCGCtaacatatgtgtatatatatatatatgtaataaatattttatcgccGTGTTGCAAAGTGAATCATTATTTACATAGCAAGATTATAATCGGCATTGTATAATTAGCGAAAATCGTTTAACGATGCATGTAAATTGacatgtaaatgaaaataaattacgaactTACTTTGTTACTCTGGATCAAGGCAAATAAAATACGTCAATTCGTGCATTATGATTCACGATATactgatatacatatataataactgCTTCAAGGTTTCTATGATGTATAGTTCAGTTACATAATAATTGcatgtttatgcaaatgttTAGATTCAAGCGGGAGGCTTATAAACATTTAGCTTttcttaagaaaataaatattattatgaataaatattaccaTAATGACGATACAGATATTAGTGTAACAACGATACGATGCTTATAAACATAGGTGATAATTAATGTACAAGTTCTCCTGCGATTCATTTGAATCGTACTTCAGAAACTGTATCAGCGTTTTCCTTTCTTGCTCGCGAAAACGGGTTTTCTGAATTGACCGTGAACGTAAAACGCAATTTAGAGCGAAACTGGTCTCGAATGCATTGtgataatcgaataattaaaaatctcaaaaaaagagaaaaataattacgcgATTGTAATCGAAGGTTGCGAATTTCTTGAatgtataattgaaaattatatccaATGTCGAggtaatttaaaatgaaagtaaattaGTGACGGAAAAAACGTACTGTTAGACTTTGCACCGACTTAACAGAACTTTGtcaaaattcattattaaatagCTATCGATAAGAACTAGAATCACGATATATAATCACTTACGATGTATATGTAGcgacaattaatttcttaccAAAGTTTCTCCTCGTTTCAGTTTACGATTCAACGACGTTGGGGAAATTCCGAAGAAAATTCGTCTTTTAAGAATAAAGCTGACGATACACAGAATAAAATGATTATGTACTTCGTTATCGCGCGTCATATCCTAATTCATCCTTCCATTCTTCCTCGCGATATGTCAAAACTAAGATTTTCCATCTGTTCTCAATGTTATCTTTTCGTAAAGTTTCTCCCTTACCTTGTCAAGTATCGAAGAATCGAACGTGTCATTTTGAGACATCGATTGAGATTTTGCTACAGCTTTCGCGTACATGTCACGATCGACCGTATAAAGCTGCGagaagaattgaaattgtGTCACGATTTTCCCGAGACGAGCGTCTTGATAGGACTGGTTCGTGTCTCGTCGAGCTGGTCTGTTTTAATGAGATGCCGCTACAGGTTTGCATCAAATACTCGATTGTGAGAATAAAGCAGCGAATAAATACCGATATTACAAAAGCGAATTTTAAACGATCAGAACGCACGATGTCTTTGTTGAACAGGTTGTTCAAACGTCTTGAGTAATGTCCGTGAGTGATTTAATATCACTATATTTTGttgcataataattttcacataGAGCCTACTTTTCACGATATTGATATCCCGAGGATGTTCATGAATCtatagaaaatgtaaacgTGCAAAAATGTACGTATGGCATAGCCTGAAGTAAAAGTAAAgcatttgttataattttattgtaatatcaaaagaataaaagacgCAGAAAAAAGATGCTAAGTTGGGAGCGCGATCTTTCTCGTCACATAAAAATGATTTGTAACGATCAGCAATTTGTCGTTACGATACATGCAAGATGAACACAAGCAGCATGCTTCGATCGTCCGTTTCGTTTCTATCGACTTTAAAATGCGCGATCTATCGCGCAATAGATATCATCCAGACAACATTCAGCAGAGAAAGCTACGTTCTCTGGTTCATTAAAATTCACGAATCGAATCAGAATTTCGTCGAAAAAGTAATCTAAAATTAACCAGTTACGTTCGACAAAACGTACAATAAGATCGCTCGCGAATCTATCGTTATTAAGGGAAATCAGAAAATACAATAAGATGAAGGATTTTCCGAAGCAAATGGTTCTCCTTGAAGCTTCTACCGTTGTTTAACATCGTTCGTCCATTCTTAatacgattaataataatgaaatcgCGGCAATGTAATCGAGCCCGAGTAACTGTTTACCAAATATGAACGCCAATGAAAGCCAACGAACGCCCAAATAATTTGATTGGACGTACAGTTATCAGCGTTTGACCCTCATACTGTCTCTTCGCGATAATAAGTCACGTGGGGATGCGCGAGTGTTATTAACCCTGTCGTAATATAgcgaagattttaatattggTAGAGCAACAAAATGATGATAATTCGAGTATGATCTTTGCTCCAAGAAAGGCAAGAAACTCGTTGAAACGTTAGTATCTGTGAAAAATTGTGTTCGATCGCAAGAGCATGGAAGAAACTTGTCTTCTCTCCAAAGGTCTCTagttgaaaagaaacgaatttcgtATTAAGTGAATCGAAACGATATAGAGAACGAATCAACACGTACGTTAGTTCGGCCCACTTGAGATGTAGCGATGCTTTACTACTCGGTAAGTGGATATTATCTTTGTTAATGATTTGCTTTGATCTTATGGAAATCACGTTTGTCCgcgtttcttctcgtttcatcGCTTGAAAAGATTCTTTCCGATTAAAATTACACGTTCGTGTAATTATCTAAAAGAATTTGATTTCGTGGCAGGAGATTTGTTCAAAGAAGATTATTCTCCActgaaattgtatatttatttataagttgcgggagaattttaatcgaaattcaCGTTGCAGGCACGAGTACGACAGAACTGTGATCAATCTTACATGGATTCCACTTATCCAATAGCGAGAACGAACCGATTTGCGATTTGTATTTGCGCCCATGCTTCCTTAACAAACGTGACGGAAAGATTTTACGAGAATAACAACGTGCAGAATTCACGATCACCTTACGGGTGGAAAAAACGGGTACAGATAAGCAATAGACGAGAATGGCCCTGGACTTTTTCGCCGGATGTGTGGGAGGTAGATAATTCGCTTCGTTCAATTTCGCTTGCACTTTTTCTTAAGGCTGCTACAATGTCGAAATTTTGATGTACCAATCTCACTCTTCTTTCGacgaatacattttttttatagggACTGGAGACTTTCACGTCCCGAATTATCACATTTAACTTGATCGTACGCAACACGTTCCCAGGCTTTCGGGTAGAAATCGCGTGCAAAATTATATGCGATGTCAGCGTtgaataacgttaaacgtgTACAACGAATCTTCCAAAAAGATACAAAtctttggaataaaattagtatttacGAGCGactataaaattacaaaaataatggCACTAGAGGATAAGAAAATCTACGCTCTTCGACGTACAACGTGTCAAGCAATTATAATTCTCGTCGTAAAAACAATCGTTACAATTGCTTTCATTGATAATTCGTTAGCTTTGCGCAGAAGAAGATGTAACGTATGTGATTGAATTTTATCGGCGGATAAAAGCTTGGTGACGCGAGGCGAGAATAAGAATGGTGAACATTTCTTTCgcgattaaaatatcttcattCCCCCAAATGATCTATACAATAACCATAGAATAAGATGTTGCAGGAGAAATAAAAgtgtgaaataatttgtttgagGGTGCGCCGGTATTGTGGTGGGATATCCTTTGGACACGATCAAAGTGCACATGCAAACGCAAGACTATCGCAACCCGAAGTACAAAGGCAACTGGGATTGCTTTCGGACGTTACTGGCAAAAGAATCGGTATTTTATACACACGAATCAAGAAACTAACGCAAAAATAGTCaaagatgaatattttttaatagcataaagcattataaataaagtataaagtattataaatcgatcgatcgtcaaattttaatggaattttcgaGTTTCAAAGGATACGACTTGAATTGTTCCAGGTAGCAGGACTTTACCGGGGTATGTCGTCTCCGCTGGCAGGCGTGGCATTGGTGAACGCCGTGATCTTTGGCGTCTACGGTCAAACCCAAAAATACATACCCGATCCTGCCTCGTTGACCTGCTACTTCGCGGCTGGTGCCTTAGCAGGGATCGTTCAAAGTCCGATTTGCAGTCCCATTGAACTAGCAAAAACGCGTATGCAACTACAAGCGTCGACCGCGCGATTCTCAGGTCCGCTGCAATGTCTGAAACACGCGTACACACACGAGGGATACCGTGGCGTGTTCAAAGGCTTGAACGTCACGTTACTCAGAGAAGCTCCAAGTTTCGGTGTCTACTTTCTCGTGTACGAAGCTTTGACGAAAATGCCGGATAACGTTCCCGTTTCAACGCCACGCATGTTGTTAGCCGGAGGACTGGCTGGCACCGCTTCTTGGGTGATCTCTTATCCTCTGGACGTGATCAAATCCCGAATTCAAGCAGATGGAAATCGTTACGCCGGATTGATCGATTGTCTGAGACAGTCGGTGAAAAGGGAAGGATACTCTTGCTTGTACAGGGGACTCAGCTCGACCATCGTCAGGGCGTTTCCAACAAATGCCGTGACGTTCACCGCAGTCACGTGGACTTTCCGACTGTTGGGCCAAGAGAACgtagaaacaaagaaagaagaaaaacagataTCGATGGAATCGATCGGCGAGAGTCTGGATATGCGCGAGCCCTTCTTGGAAAAgtggaacaattttttaaccaGCGTGTCCAGAAGAATGGTGACTCGTGGATTACCGTATTCCACGTTGTCGATGACATCCACGGACGAGTCGAAGCTAGAGTGGTCCGTTCAGTATAAGGATAACGAGAAATGGACAAAGGAAGGGGTCAAGTACGGAGAACAAACTCGAGGAGATAAATTTGGCAGAGAAGAGGATGAGAAACCCACGACATCCAAGGAGGatgtggaaaatttgaaagaactTGTTGAGAAGAAAGTGGACAGAACTGTAAGACGCTAAACACGATTTTCTGAGTTTCAGAAATCTTAGAAATGTACTCGTTTTCTAAACAAAACTGACGCAAgtaacgatgaaaatatatcgttaagAGGTGATATGTGACATAATTCGAGTGACTCtcgagaatttattttatttttatattcgtgttatgattttgtttgtttgttgttgttgtcgtcgtcgtcgtcgtcgtcgtttttgttgttgttgttattattgttattgtcgGTGGTGTCGctgttgttattgttgttgctgttgctgttgctgttaTCCAGCAACCATTTTcctcgaataatttttctcgaaataaaGAGCTTCGAACTGGTCCATGAACGTTAACCTTATCGTGTTTAATGAATTTCGACGTCGCattatctttaatatatacatatcgaATTCCAAAAAGCATCAATCTACGACTAAATTCCCGCTATTACGTATCTCcgttttacatatttcgtCGACTATCTCTTTTCCatattcgtaaattatttcgCCGGTTGTCACACATTTATCGAAATCGCGCGATAAATATTCccataaatgaattaaaagcCGGTTTACAAGCCAAGATTTTCCTACTATAATATGACTACCTTGAATCTTGCCATCAAAGTGCTCATTTGTTAGAAGACAGTCCTAGACTGAACGGCGGACATGTAAGACCTATGTCACAGCCAGAGGCGACATTTACTCTCTTTTAAAATCACACAAAATAGTTTGTATCTGTCTGCCACCCATCTCCTCCGCTCCACTCCGTAtcgtttcccttcttttttttaaatcttcatcGTACAATTTCTGGTCTTCGAGTCCGTCCGTCCACGTGTCAGAATCATTTTTGACACATACGAAATTGCAACGCGTACAAGTATCAGTCAAAGGCATTTCCCACCACAATTGGTACCGAATCGTAACTCAACCGTCCATTACGATCAATAGTATTTGCTCGATCGAGTTTCGAAGGgttaaaatcgtaaaaaattacaccgtctaatcgataaaaatcattGCCAAGCACTGGAAACTCTAACCTATTGGacgatttgaaaattaacCAAGTCACCGGTATTCTTCGTTTCACAGGTATGATCATGATATTCGTTAGTTAATCGATAAAGAAAGTAATTCGATCATACGATCAATGACAATTTTAGACGATTCGtaataaacgaacgaatggATCGAATGTTCGTCGCagtaaatt
It includes:
- the LOC122571046 gene encoding mitochondrial basic amino acids transporter-like codes for the protein MALDFFAGCVGGCAGIVVGYPLDTIKVHMQTQDYRNPKYKGNWDCFRTLLAKESVAGLYRGMSSPLAGVALVNAVIFGVYGQTQKYIPDPASLTCYFAAGALAGIVQSPICSPIELAKTRMQLQASTARFSGPLQCLKHAYTHEGYRGVFKGLNVTLLREAPSFGVYFLVYEALTKMPDNVPVSTPRMLLAGGLAGTASWVISYPLDVIKSRIQADGNRYAGLIDCLRQSVKREGYSCLYRGLSSTIVRAFPTNAVTFTAVTWTFRLLGQENVETKKEEKQISMESIGESLDMREPFLEKWNNFLTSVSRRMVTRGLPYSTLSMTSTDESKLEWSVQYKDNEKWTKEGVKYGEQTRGDKFGREEDEKPTTSKEDVENLKELVEKKVDRTVRR